A window of Buteo buteo chromosome 28, bButBut1.hap1.1, whole genome shotgun sequence contains these coding sequences:
- the ATP23 gene encoding mitochondrial inner membrane protease ATP23 homolog isoform X1, whose product MERGGEAAAEGKAAEGREEEEDDFGYRLFPDRNKKPQSFLVRSLFTFHNRCQLMLRMTLDTNPYAQLLLEAMKQSGCTVFNDRHFSCENCDGCVSGGFDSATSQIVLCQNNIRHQSHMNRVVTHELIHAFDHCRAHVDWFNNVKHLACSEVLGCWVVVAEIRAANLSGDCTLMNEIARFKFGLKGHHQACVRDRAIRSILAVRKVSKEMAEKAVDEVFDACFNDLEPFGRIPHSKTDAKRAYRDFQNRDRYNANL is encoded by the exons ATGGAGCGAGGAGGGGaggcggcggctgaggggaaggcggctgaggggagggaggaggaggaggatgactTCGGCTACCGGCTCTTCCCGGACCGCAACAAGAAGCCGCAGAGCTTCCTGGTCCGCAGCCTCTTCACCTTCCACAACAGGTGCCAGCTGATGCTGAGGATGACCCTAGACACGA ATCCATACGCTCAACTTCTTCTTGAGGCTATGAAGCAATCTGGTTG CACTGTCTTCAATGACCGGCACTTTTCCTGCGAAAACTGTGATGGTTGTGTCAGTGGAGGCTTTGATTCTGCCACATCTCAG attgTTCTGTGTCAGAACAACATTCGCCACCAATCCCATATGAACCGGGTGGTCACGCATGAATTGATTCATGCTTTTGATCACTGCCGTGCACATGTTGACTGGTTTAATAATGTCAAACACTTAGCATGTTCAGAG GTCTTGGGATGTTGGGTTGTTGTCGCAGAA aTTCGAGCTGCTAATCTCAGTGGAGACTGTACACTGATGAATGAAATAGCCAGGTTTAAATTTGGGTTAAAAGGACACCATCAG GCTTGTGTACGAGACAGAGCAATTCGTTCCATTCTGGCTGTTAGAAAAGTTAGcaaagaaatggcagaaaaagcTGTGGATGAAGTTTTTGATGCCTGCTTCAATGATCTGGAACCTTTTGGAAGAATCCCGCACAGTAAAACAGATGCAAAACGTGCTTATAGAGACTTTCAGAACAGAGATCGCTATAATGCTAacttgtaa
- the ATP23 gene encoding mitochondrial inner membrane protease ATP23 homolog isoform X2, which yields MERGGEAAAEGKAAEGREEEEDDFGYRLFPDRNKKPQSFLVRSLFTFHNRCQLMLRMTLDTNPYAQLLLEAMKQSGCTVFNDRHFSCENCDGCVSGGFDSATSQIVLCQNNIRHQSHMNRVVTHELIHAFDHCRAHVDWFNNVKHLACSEIRAANLSGDCTLMNEIARFKFGLKGHHQACVRDRAIRSILAVRKVSKEMAEKAVDEVFDACFNDLEPFGRIPHSKTDAKRAYRDFQNRDRYNANL from the exons ATGGAGCGAGGAGGGGaggcggcggctgaggggaaggcggctgaggggagggaggaggaggaggatgactTCGGCTACCGGCTCTTCCCGGACCGCAACAAGAAGCCGCAGAGCTTCCTGGTCCGCAGCCTCTTCACCTTCCACAACAGGTGCCAGCTGATGCTGAGGATGACCCTAGACACGA ATCCATACGCTCAACTTCTTCTTGAGGCTATGAAGCAATCTGGTTG CACTGTCTTCAATGACCGGCACTTTTCCTGCGAAAACTGTGATGGTTGTGTCAGTGGAGGCTTTGATTCTGCCACATCTCAG attgTTCTGTGTCAGAACAACATTCGCCACCAATCCCATATGAACCGGGTGGTCACGCATGAATTGATTCATGCTTTTGATCACTGCCGTGCACATGTTGACTGGTTTAATAATGTCAAACACTTAGCATGTTCAGAG aTTCGAGCTGCTAATCTCAGTGGAGACTGTACACTGATGAATGAAATAGCCAGGTTTAAATTTGGGTTAAAAGGACACCATCAG GCTTGTGTACGAGACAGAGCAATTCGTTCCATTCTGGCTGTTAGAAAAGTTAGcaaagaaatggcagaaaaagcTGTGGATGAAGTTTTTGATGCCTGCTTCAATGATCTGGAACCTTTTGGAAGAATCCCGCACAGTAAAACAGATGCAAAACGTGCTTATAGAGACTTTCAGAACAGAGATCGCTATAATGCTAacttgtaa
- the ATP23 gene encoding mitochondrial inner membrane protease ATP23 homolog isoform X3 — translation MERGGEAAAEGKAAEGREEEEDDFGYRLFPDRNKKPQSFLVRSLFTFHNRCQLMLRMTLDTNPYAQLLLEAMKQSGCTVFNDRHFSCENCDGCVSGGFDSATSQIVLCQNNIRHQSHMNRVVTHELIHAFDHCRAHVDWFNNVKHLACSEACVRDRAIRSILAVRKVSKEMAEKAVDEVFDACFNDLEPFGRIPHSKTDAKRAYRDFQNRDRYNANL, via the exons ATGGAGCGAGGAGGGGaggcggcggctgaggggaaggcggctgaggggagggaggaggaggaggatgactTCGGCTACCGGCTCTTCCCGGACCGCAACAAGAAGCCGCAGAGCTTCCTGGTCCGCAGCCTCTTCACCTTCCACAACAGGTGCCAGCTGATGCTGAGGATGACCCTAGACACGA ATCCATACGCTCAACTTCTTCTTGAGGCTATGAAGCAATCTGGTTG CACTGTCTTCAATGACCGGCACTTTTCCTGCGAAAACTGTGATGGTTGTGTCAGTGGAGGCTTTGATTCTGCCACATCTCAG attgTTCTGTGTCAGAACAACATTCGCCACCAATCCCATATGAACCGGGTGGTCACGCATGAATTGATTCATGCTTTTGATCACTGCCGTGCACATGTTGACTGGTTTAATAATGTCAAACACTTAGCATGTTCAGAG GCTTGTGTACGAGACAGAGCAATTCGTTCCATTCTGGCTGTTAGAAAAGTTAGcaaagaaatggcagaaaaagcTGTGGATGAAGTTTTTGATGCCTGCTTCAATGATCTGGAACCTTTTGGAAGAATCCCGCACAGTAAAACAGATGCAAAACGTGCTTATAGAGACTTTCAGAACAGAGATCGCTATAATGCTAacttgtaa
- the RPAP3 gene encoding RNA polymerase II-associated protein 3 translates to MSAPNKAIELQLQMKQNAEELQDFMRELESWEKDIKEVDSELRKQSGVPEENLPPIRNRAFKKKKKSKSKVPSKITTEENKKNKIKSYDYEAWGKLDVDKILEELDKEDSTHDSVSPESDSEEDGIRIDAEKALAEKEKGNNYFKQGNFDEAIKCYTRGMHSDPYNPVLPTNRASAFYRMKKYSVAESDCNLALALDKNYTKAYARRGAARFALKNLQGAKEDYEKVLELDANNFEAKSELKKIDQALSSKESSEQKEFEVAVRPELTDEEKQRIEDQQLKQKAITEKDLGNGYFKEGKYETAIDCYTRGIAADGTNALLPANRAMAYLKIEKYEEAENDCTQALLLDASYSKAFARRGAARVALGKLKEAMQDFEAVLKLEPGNKQAINELTKIRNKLAEKEQWTHQEYPAVLIKETEIKNIVKLIDNPLHVKSTKPLRRIAIEEIDDDTPNSDLPSTTYLVNNWRDSMSVETTENLDQDDQLTTTDIPKAKHLKIEEISDTSPLQLPASVKGISSMLHPSFPVNKQREKEIKRSFTSASPVPAIPANSFQLESDFRKLKDCPENMYLYLKQIEPSLYPKLFQKSLDPDLFNQILKILHDFYIEKEEPSLILEILQRLSELKRFDMAVMFMSGSEKKITQVLFNHVNHMGLKDTSVEELEKKYGIFS, encoded by the exons ATGAGTGCACCAAATAAAGCGATAGAACTACAGctgcaaatgaagcaaaatgctGAAGAGCTGCAGGATTTTATGAGAGAGTTGGAGAGCTGggaaaaagatattaaagaagTGGATTCTGAACTAAGGAAGCAGAGTGGTGTCCCAGAAGAG AACTTGCCACCAATTCGAAACAgggcttttaagaaaaagaagaaaagcaaaagtaaagTCCCTTCGAAGATAACCACcgaggaaaacaagaaaaacaagatcAAGTCTTATGATTATGAAGCATGGGGAAAACTCGATGTG GATAAAATACTTGAAGAACTTGATAAAGAAGATAGTACCCATGATTCTGTATCTCCAGAATCAGACTCTGAGGAAGATGGAATCCGTATAGATGCAGAAAAAGctcttgcagagaaagaaaag GGTAATAACTACTTTAAACAAGGGAACTTTGATGAAGCTATAAAATGCTACACTAGAGGCATGCATTCTGATCCATACAATCCAGTGTTGCCCACAAACAGAGCATCGGCTTTTTATAGAATGAAAAA GTATTCTGTTGCAGAATCTGACTGCAATTTAGCACTTGCTTTAGATAAAAATTACACAAAGGCTTATGCCAGAAGAGGGGCTGCTcgctttgctttgaaaaatcttcAAGGTGCTAAAGAAG ATTATGAAAAAGTTTTAGAGCTGGATGCAAACAACTTTGAAGCAAAAAGTGAACTGAAGAAAATTGATCAG GCTCTGTCATCAAAAGAAAGTTCAGAACAGAAAGAGTTTGAAGTTGCAGTCAGACCAGAATTAACGGACGAAGAGAAGCAGCGCATTGAAGACCAGCAGCTCAAGCAGAAGGCTATTACAGAGAAAGATCTG GGTAATGGTTACTTCAAAGAAGGAAAGTATGAGACTGCAATAGACTGTTATACCCGTGGTATAGCAGCAGATGGCACCAATGCGCTTCTGCCAGCTAACAGAGCCATGGCCTATCTAAAGATTGAAAA ATatgaagaggcagaaaatgaCTGTACACAAGCTCTGCTCTTAGATGCCTCCTATTCTAAAGCCTTTGCCAGAAGAGGAGCTGCCAGAGTTGCTCTTGGAAAGCTAAAAGAAGCTATGCAAG ATTTTGAAGCTGTTTTGAAGCTGGAACCTGGAAATAAACAAGCAATAAATGAACTCACTAAAATAAGgaat aaATTAGCTGAGAAAGAACAGTGGACTCATCAAGAATATCCTGCAGTATTGataaaagagacagaaataaaaaatatagtGAAACTGATTGATAATCCATTACACGTGAAATCAACA AAGCCTTTGCGAAGAATAGCCATTGAAGAAATTGATGATGACACACCAAACAGTGATTTGCCCAGCACTACTTATTTAGTCAATAACTGGAGGGATTCAATGAGTGTTGAAACAACAGAGAATCTAGATCAGGATGATCAGTTGACTACAACGGACATTCCAAAAGCAAAGCActtgaaaatagaagaaatcaGTGATACATCACCATTACA GCTTCCCGCTAGCGTGAAAGGAATTTCATCAATGTTGCATCCATCTTTCCCTGTGaacaaacagagagaaaaagaaatcaaaaggtCATTTACATCTGCTTCTCCAGTCCCTGCCATTCCTGCAAATTCTTTCCAGCTTGAGTCTGACTTCAGGAAGTTGAAAGACTGCCCAGAAAATATGTACTTGTACCTGAAG caaatagAGCCTTCGCTTTATCCAAAACTGTTCCAGAAATCCTTAGATCCAGACTTGTTTAACCAGATACTGAAAATTCTACATGATTTCTACATTGA GAAAGAGGAGCCATCTCTCATCCTTGAAATCCTCCAGAGGCTATCTGAATTAAAAAGATTTGATATGGCAGTAATGTTTATGTCGggctcagagaaaaaaa ttacACAGGTATTGTTCAATCATGTGAACCACATGGGATTGAAAGATACATCTGTTGAAGAATTGGAGAAGAAATACGGCATTTTCTCCTAG